In a genomic window of Mercenaria mercenaria strain notata chromosome 19, MADL_Memer_1, whole genome shotgun sequence:
- the LOC123542050 gene encoding neurotrypsin-like — MYDAQTICNTYDASLAMYFDTAVYGEGTGPILISQIACNAEKDNVNSCYLYAPHRPSSSHLYDLSIACTPCGLPDIYNGYPVAFNGTELTVTCHTGFYPFQIKMKCLNNNSWSEKQRCTPIYVFPLNISEIQLKNGRRPSEGRVEILVNGTWGTICDTNFASAEATVICKMFGLEYSSFYTKAKHRSGRGNGPIYVDKLNCMGTETHINLCSYEVSNHCTHYDDVAVVCTGYQLDITDIRLAGTNGPYHGRVELKVNGTWGTVCDDFSYLSFGAAWAICKIFGLT; from the exons ATGTATGATGCCCAAACAATCTGCAATACTTATGACGCAAG CTTAGCCATGTATTTTGACACAGCAGTATATGGGGAAGGAACTGGGCCGATACTGATATCTCAAATAGCCTGCAACGCAGAAAAGGATAACGTAAATAGCTGTTATTTATATGCACCACATCGTCCTTCAAGCTCTCACCTGTACGACTTATCCATAGCTTGTACAC CTTGTGGTTTACCAGACATTTATAATGGATATCCAGTAGCATTCAATGGAACCGAATTAACAGTAACTTGTCATACAGGATTCTACCCATTccagataaaaatgaaatgtctGAACAATAATAGTTGGTCCGAGAAACAAAGATGCACTCCAATTTATG TTTTTCCACTCAATATTAGTGAAATTCAGTTAAAAAATGGTAGAAGACCTTCCGAAGGACGTGTTGAAATTCTAGTTAATGGAACTTGGGGAACAATTTGTGACACAAATTTCGCTTCTGCAGAGGCAAcagttatttgcaaaatgtttggaCTGGA ATATAGCAGCTTTTACACAAAGGCCAAGCATCGCAGCGGTAGAGGAAACGGTCCAATATACGTCGACAAGTTGAACTGCATGGGTACAGAAACTCACATAAACCTTTGCAGTTATGAAGTTTCAAACCACTGTACGCATTATGACGATGTAGCTGTTGTTTGTACAG GATATCAGTTAGACATAACGGATATAAGACTAGCTGGTACTAATGGACCATACCATGGACGTGTTGAACTTAAAGTCAATGGTACATGGGGAACAGTATGTGATGATTTTTCTTACTTGTCGTTCGGTGCAGCATGGGCCATATGCAAAATTTTCGGATTGACGTAA
- the LOC128551047 gene encoding piggyBac transposable element-derived protein 2-like, translated as MREKPDEKWREVTVADIKAYIGFQIVIGVIIAPQLDDYFSTDEMFGICGIKHRINRDRFDNINQYFHAADTSVNPPRGDAGHDKIAHVRPMLEKVRTSLSSAYRPHRESTIDEAMVAYTGRLSTQQYVPMKPTKRGIKVWVRADPHNDFINDFQVYLGKENNTG; from the coding sequence ATGCGTGAAAAgccggacgaaaaatggcgcgaagtGACTGTGGCTGACATCAAGGCATATATTGGATTTCAAATTGTTATTGGAGTGATCATAGCACCACAACTTGATGACTATTTTTCAACTGATGAAATGTTCGGAATATGTGGAATCAAGCATAGAATTAATCGTGATAGATTTGACAATATCAATCAGTACTTTCATGCCGCGGACACATCGGTAAATCCACCCAGAGGAGACGCCGGTCATGACAAAATCGCGCACGTGCGTCCAATGCTTGAAAAAGTACGAACTTCACTGTCGTCTGCGTATCGGCCACACAGGGAGTCGACAATTGACGAGGCAATGGTTGCTTACACCGGAAGGCTTTCCACCCAGCAGTATGTCCCGATGAAACCAACGAAGCGCGGGATAAAAGTATGGGTTCGGGCTGATCCGCACAATGATTTTATCAACGACTTTCAGGTGTACCTTGGAAAGGAAAACAACACAGGATAG